Proteins encoded in a region of the Sterolibacterium denitrificans genome:
- the leuD gene encoding 3-isopropylmalate dehydratase small subunit: MKAFKHTNGLVAPLDRANVDTDAIIPKQFLKSIKRSGFGPYLFDEWRYLDYGDVGMDCSKRPLNPDFSLNQPRYQGAQVLLARDNFGCGSSREHAPWAIEDYGFQVIIAPSFADIFFNNCFKNGLLPIVAPSEIVDKLFQECAANEGYRLEVDLPSQTVKSPLGWSFQFDITPHRKHCLLNGLDEIGLTLQHADKIRAFEEKHQAAQPWLFA, from the coding sequence GTGAAAGCCTTCAAACACACGAACGGCCTGGTCGCGCCGCTGGATCGCGCCAACGTCGATACCGACGCCATCATCCCCAAGCAGTTTCTGAAATCCATCAAGCGCTCCGGTTTCGGCCCGTATCTGTTCGACGAATGGCGCTATCTGGACTACGGCGATGTCGGCATGGATTGCAGCAAGCGGCCATTGAACCCGGATTTCAGCCTCAACCAGCCGCGCTACCAGGGCGCGCAGGTACTGCTCGCCCGCGACAACTTCGGTTGCGGCTCCAGCCGCGAACACGCGCCCTGGGCGATCGAGGATTACGGTTTCCAGGTGATCATCGCACCGTCGTTTGCCGACATCTTCTTCAACAACTGCTTCAAGAACGGCCTGCTGCCCATCGTCGCCCCGAGCGAAATCGTCGACAAGCTGTTCCAGGAATGCGCCGCCAACGAAGGCTACAGGCTGGAAGTGGATCTGCCCAGCCAGACGGTGAAAAGTCCGCTCGGCTGGTCCTTCCAGTTCGACATCACGCCGCACCGCAAGCACTGCCTGTTGAACGGCCTGGATGAAATCGGCCTGACCTTGCAGCATGCCGACAAGATTCGCGCTTTCGAGGAAAAACACCAGGCTGCCCAGCCCTGGCTGTTTGCCTGA